From one Solanum lycopersicum chromosome 12, SLM_r2.1 genomic stretch:
- the LOC104644872 gene encoding uncharacterized protein has protein sequence MKKMTETQSKISETGASNETIYNTPYLNEVETDIESSKKRKAMEPRAACWKHFEKYIDKDGAIRATCNYCGKCMLLLQKIWLIVEMNLVLWICSYNYQKAYL, from the exons ATGAAGA aGATGACAGAAACCCAAAGTAAGATAAGTGAAACTGGGGCTTCAAATGAAACCATATATAATACTCCATATTTGAATGAAGTTGAAACGGACATTGAAtcttcaaagaaaagaaaagccATGGAACCTAGGGCTGCTTGTTGGAAGCATTTTGAGAAATACATCGATAAAGATGGAGCTATTAGAGCAACATGTAATTACTGTGGAAAGTGTATGTTGCTGCTACAAAAG atatgGCTCATAGTGGAAATGAATCTAGTATTGTGGATATGTAGTTATAACTATCAAAAA GCATATTTATAG